A genomic segment from Nitrospira sp. encodes:
- a CDS encoding Eight transmembrane protein EpsH / EpsI protein, with translation MAVIGLLIVALLGYMYADSLRFVVGQWGSDDYSHGFFVPIISAFLIWQRRHRLAAVGMAPSWWGPVVVLAGLLLYVLGDYATLYVLLHLSLWVVILGLTLSFIGPMAVRELAFPLSYLLAAVPLPVFLYNALSSQLQLWSSALGVGFLQFVGVTAFREGNVIDLGPVQLQVAEACSGIRYLFPLTSLALLCAYLFRDRMWKRLLLVLSALPISVLVNGLRIGIVGILVEFYGPQAAEGFLHLFEGWVLFMTTLGLLVLEMWVLSLVQPRPGSTGWSSQFTWQEERESTPLRSSPADSASTSTDRPMVPAYLGSLALVLPFALVSWSIGERQDIPPDRAPFVDFSMQIGEWQGSPLPVEPQFISTLRFDDYLLADYAAVGGGPITLYMTYYRSQKKGQSAHSPQSCIPGGGWEITSHRTVRLPLGDERGLASPVNRVLIQKDRQKQLVIYWFKQRDRLLSSEYLVKLYLFWDAMTKGRSDGALIRLSAPVEPGSSEQEVENRLMNFARTIQPQLTRYVPD, from the coding sequence GTGGCTGTCATCGGATTATTGATTGTCGCCCTTCTGGGCTACATGTACGCGGACAGCTTGCGTTTTGTGGTCGGCCAGTGGGGAAGCGACGACTATAGCCATGGGTTTTTCGTCCCGATCATCAGCGCCTTCCTCATCTGGCAGAGACGGCATCGCCTGGCGGCGGTCGGCATGGCCCCGTCATGGTGGGGGCCGGTCGTCGTCCTCGCGGGACTGTTGCTCTACGTACTCGGCGACTATGCCACGTTGTATGTTCTGCTGCATCTCTCTCTGTGGGTCGTGATCCTCGGCCTCACCCTCTCGTTCATCGGACCGATGGCCGTTCGGGAGCTTGCCTTTCCCCTGTCTTATTTGCTGGCCGCCGTCCCGCTCCCGGTCTTTCTCTATAACGCCCTGTCGAGCCAGTTGCAGTTGTGGTCGTCTGCGCTGGGGGTCGGCTTTCTACAGTTCGTCGGAGTCACGGCTTTTCGAGAAGGCAACGTCATCGATCTCGGCCCGGTTCAATTGCAGGTCGCCGAAGCGTGCAGCGGCATCCGGTATCTGTTTCCCCTCACGTCCCTCGCACTGTTGTGTGCCTATCTCTTTCGGGATCGGATGTGGAAACGGCTGTTGCTCGTCCTGTCTGCCTTGCCGATTTCTGTCTTGGTCAACGGGCTTCGCATCGGCATCGTCGGCATCCTCGTCGAATTCTACGGTCCCCAAGCAGCCGAGGGATTCCTGCACCTGTTCGAAGGCTGGGTCCTGTTCATGACGACCTTGGGACTGCTCGTGTTGGAAATGTGGGTCCTGTCCCTGGTGCAGCCACGGCCAGGCTCGACGGGATGGTCGTCGCAATTTACCTGGCAGGAAGAACGGGAATCGACACCGCTGCGGTCTTCGCCTGCGGATTCGGCTTCGACCTCGACAGATAGGCCGATGGTGCCGGCCTATCTCGGGAGCCTGGCCCTCGTGCTTCCCTTTGCCCTGGTGTCCTGGTCGATCGGCGAGCGGCAAGACATCCCTCCGGATCGCGCGCCCTTCGTCGATTTTTCCATGCAGATCGGAGAGTGGCAGGGGAGTCCGTTGCCGGTGGAGCCGCAATTCATTTCCACTCTGCGCTTCGACGACTATCTGCTGGCCGACTATGCCGCTGTCGGCGGAGGTCCGATCACCCTGTACATGACCTATTACCGATCCCAAAAGAAGGGTCAATCCGCGCATTCGCCGCAAAGCTGTATTCCCGGAGGCGGGTGGGAGATCACGTCCCATCGAACGGTCCGCCTCCCCCTGGGCGATGAGCGGGGGCTCGCCTCCCCGGTCAATCGGGTGCTCATTCAAAAGGATCGGCAGAAACAACTTGTGATCTATTGGTTCAAACAGCGGGATCGGCTGCTCTCCAGCGAATACTTGGTCAAACTGTACCTGTTCTGGGACGCCATGACCAAGGGGCGGAGCGACGGGGCTTTGATTCGCCTGTCGGCCCCTGTCGAACCGGGGAGCAGCGAACAGGAGGTGGAAAACCGTTTAATGAATTTTGCCCGGACGATTCAGCCGCAACTCACCAGGTATGTTCCGGACTGA
- a CDS encoding Glycosyltransferase: protein MKIVFVNRFFYPDHSATSQMLTDLAFHLSKSGASICHVITSRQAYDKPGTVLASSENVGNVHVNRVWTTRFGRHNLLGRSLDYLTFYLSAGWHLLIKLNTGDVVIAKTDPPLISVVAAIAAKLRGATLVNWIQDLFPEVADVLGVGGRGTTVAILRRLRNWSLKIAPKNVAIGEGMASRLLEDGVPSERIRVIHNWADGQAIQPVDREKNDLRCEWNLGDKFVVGYSGNFGRAHEFGTILSAAEILKDLSHIVFLFIGAGAQLEWMHHNVENKRLRNVMFRPYQPRERLAMSLSVPDVHVISLLPSLEGLIVPSKFYGIAAAGRAILYIGDKEGEIPQLIRRAHCGISVEVHDAQEAAAAIDRLARDPTVCSRLGLQARILFDQRFEKSYAERAWQSVIAEAMQQT, encoded by the coding sequence ATGAAGATCGTATTTGTGAATCGTTTTTTCTACCCGGACCATTCTGCGACGAGTCAGATGTTGACGGATCTGGCGTTTCACTTGAGCAAATCCGGAGCGTCGATATGTCACGTCATCACCAGCCGCCAAGCGTACGACAAGCCGGGAACGGTTCTCGCGTCTTCGGAGAATGTCGGCAACGTGCACGTGAACCGGGTGTGGACGACACGATTTGGACGCCACAACTTGCTGGGCCGTTCATTGGATTACCTGACGTTTTACCTCAGTGCCGGATGGCATCTCTTGATCAAGCTCAATACCGGTGATGTCGTGATCGCCAAGACTGATCCTCCCCTGATTTCAGTCGTGGCGGCAATTGCGGCGAAACTCCGAGGTGCAACGCTCGTCAATTGGATCCAAGACTTGTTTCCGGAGGTGGCGGATGTACTTGGTGTGGGAGGAAGGGGAACGACCGTCGCAATCCTCCGCCGGCTGAGAAATTGGTCGCTCAAGATCGCCCCGAAGAATGTCGCCATCGGGGAAGGTATGGCAAGCAGGCTTCTCGAAGACGGCGTTCCATCCGAGAGGATCAGGGTGATCCACAATTGGGCCGACGGCCAGGCCATTCAACCGGTTGATCGCGAGAAAAATGATCTCAGGTGCGAGTGGAATCTTGGCGATAAATTCGTAGTGGGCTATTCGGGCAATTTCGGAAGGGCCCATGAGTTCGGCACGATCTTGTCGGCAGCGGAGATCTTGAAAGATCTGTCTCACATCGTCTTTCTTTTCATCGGAGCCGGCGCTCAATTGGAATGGATGCACCATAACGTTGAAAACAAACGTTTGAGAAATGTCATGTTCAGACCCTATCAGCCACGGGAGCGGCTTGCCATGAGTCTGAGCGTCCCGGACGTTCACGTGATTTCCCTACTGCCTTCCCTTGAGGGCTTGATCGTTCCGAGCAAGTTTTATGGAATTGCGGCAGCAGGAAGGGCGATCCTCTATATCGGCGACAAGGAGGGAGAAATTCCACAGCTGATAAGAAGGGCTCATTGTGGAATCTCGGTGGAGGTACATGACGCGCAAGAAGCTGCCGCCGCCATCGACAGGCTGGCTCGAGATCCGACCGTTTGCAGCCGATTGGGACTTCAGGCGCGGATTCTGTTCGACCAGCGGTTCGAGAAATCTTATGCAGAGCGGGCTTGGCAAAGTGTGATTGCGGAAGCGATGCAGCAGACATGA